In Lolium rigidum isolate FL_2022 chromosome 7, APGP_CSIRO_Lrig_0.1, whole genome shotgun sequence, the DNA window agcgcatgaagaaactccattccgatggacttcttgagtcacttgactttgagtcacttgacagatgcgaagcatgtctaatgggaaaaatgactaagactccattttctggcacaatggagcgagctacggacttattggaaatcatacataccgatgtgtgcggaccaatgagtgtagcatcgcgcggtggttatcgttatgttctaaccttcacggatgatccgagtagatatgggtatatttactttatgaaacacaagtccgagacttttgagaagttcaaggaattccaaagtgaagtagaaaatcaacgtaacaagaagattaagtttcgcgttccgatcgcggaggcgaatatccgagttatgagtttggcatgcatttaaagaaatgcggaatactttcacagcttgacaccgccgggaacaccacaacgcaatggtgtgtccgaacgtcgtaatcgaactctcttagatatggttcgttctatgatgtctcttaccgatttgccactatcgttttggggttatgctttagagacagccgcattcactttaaatagggcaccatctaaatccgttgaaacgacaccgtatgaattatggtttgggaagaaacctaagttgtcgttccttaaagtttggggttgcgatgcttatgtaaagaagttacaacctgacaagctagaacccaaagcggagaaatgcgtcttcataggataccctaaagaaacaattgagtatactttctatcacagattcgaaggcaaaatctttgttgccaagaacggatcctttcttgagaaggattttctcactaaagaagtgactggaagaaaagtagaactcgacgaggttgatgaaccttctctcatagatcggagtagcgcgagtgTCGGAAGAAGTTCCCGTGCAGctcgcaccgataggagaggaagcaaatgatgatgatcatgaaacttcgaacgaggaagctaccgaacctcgcagatcgacgagggaacgtaccactcccgattggtatgatccccgtctaaatgtcatgattgtggacgacaatgatgaggaccctgcgacgtatgaagaagcgatgatgagcccagattccaacaaatggcaagaagccaagaaatccgaaatgggatccatgtatgataacaaagtatggactttggtagacttacctgatagccgcaaggctgtcgagaataaatggatcttcaagagaaaaatagatgccgatggtaatattactgtctataaagctcgacttgtcgcaaagggtttccgacaaattcaaggagttgactacaatgagactttctcacctgtagcgaagctaaagtctgtgaggattttgttagcaatagctgcatttttcgattatgagatttggcagatggatgtcaaaacggcgttccttaatggagacattgaggaagagttgtatatggtacaacccaaaggttttgtcgatcctaaaaatgtcgacaaggtatgcaaacttcagcgttccatttatggactgaagcaagcatcccggagttggaacctacgctttgatagagtgatcaaagactttggttttatacggactcatggtgaggcatgtatttacaagaaagtgagtgggagctctgtagcgttcctgatattatatggagatgacatattattgattgggaatgatatagaacttttaAGCAgcattaaaggttatttgaataagtctttttcaatgaaagaccttggtgaagcagacatacattttaggcatcaagatttatagagatagatcaagacgcctaataggcctttcacaaagtacatgtacggacaagattctaaagaagtttagaatggatgaaagcaagaaagggttcttgcctatgttgccaggtaaggtcttgagtaagactcaaggtccggctacggcagatgaaagagagaggatgagcaagatcccctatgcttcggcaagtaggctctatcatgtacgccatgctgtgtactagaccggatatcgcacatgctcgttagtttgaccagcgagatatcaaagtgatccaggaatggaacacctggacagcggtcaagaatatcccgaagtacttgaaaaggactaaggatatgtttctttgttatggcggtgaccaagagctcgttgtaaccagttacaccgatgcaagttggaacaccgaccccgatgactctaagtctcggtccgggtacgtgtttatattgaatggtgcggcgaTGAGCTGGAGCGGTTccaagcaagtgcacggtggcgaaatcttcaacggaatctgaatatatagcggcttcggaggcttcatcggaagcggtatggatgaagaggttcattgttgagcttggtgtggttcctagtgcattggacccgctagtcatttattgtgacaacacgggtgccatcgccaatgcaaaggaaccaaggtcacacaagaagctgaagcatatcaagctgtgttttcattcgattcgcgagtacatcgaagatggtgaagtagagatttgcgaagtacacacggatctgaatgttgcagatccgttgactaaagctctcccaagggcaaagcatgaccaacaccagaatgccatgggtgttaggtaccttacaatgtaatctagattattgactctagtgcaagtgggagactcgttggagatatgcccaagaggcaataataaagtggttattataatatctttgtgtttatgataaatgtttatataccatgctataattgtattaaccaaaacattgatacatgtgtgttatgtaaacaacaaggagtccctagtaagcctcttgtataactagcttgttgattaatagatcatcatggtttcgtgatcatgaacattggatgttattaataacaaggttatgtcattagttgaatgatataatggacacacacccaaatgagcgtagcataagatcaagtcattaagttcatttgctataagctttcaatacatagttgttttaatccttcgaccatgagatcatgtaaatcacttacaccgaaagggtactttgattacatcaaacgccattgcgtaaatgggtggcaataaagatgggattaagtatttggaaagtgtgagttgaggcatatggatcaacagtgggatttgtccattctgatgacggatagatatactttgggccctctcggtggaatgtcatctgattagcttgcaagcatatgaatagttcataagagatcacataccacggcacgagtaaagagtacttgtcggtaacgaggttgaacaaggtatggagataccgatgatcaaacctcggacaagtaaaatatcgcgagacaaagggaattggcatcgtatgtaaatggttcaatcgatcactaagtcatcgttgaatatgtgggagccattatggatctccggatcccgctattggttattgctcggagaggagtctcgaccatgtaccgcatagttcgcgaaccgtagggtgacgcgcttaaggttcgatgtcgcataagtagattcggaatatgagttggagtccgaagtttttgttcggaatctcggatgggatccaggacatcacgaggaggttcggaattgtccggagaataagattcatataagggaagtcaaattccggggttcgggaaaaagtccggtgttttgaccggagcttctagaaggttctagagggccaccagtgggcccaccaccccgggagaggccacataggcgccacatggcatagtggggccagcccactatgacatgtgggcccgggCCGGCCCCCTCttggagataagatctatctctatttttaaatggtttaaatttagagatagaatctatctcgAGATTAAACAGCTTTAAACGAAGAGATAAAGGGAAAACTTGGGGGGAAGACTTCCCCcttggggcgccggccaaggAAGGAGGTGgggccgggggaaaccctaggccggcccctccccctatataaagagggagggggtggccggccacttcacctcttccccaaccctagccgccgcctctcttcctcctccatacgccGTGCgagcttaggcgaagccccgcgagcaaatcttctccaccaccaccaccacgccgtcgtgctgccgggattccgtggagatctaccacacctccgctgcccgctggaacgggagaggaatgagcttcatcgacaccgtacgcgcgaccgagtacggaagtgctcgccggattgcagcaccggggacgatcgtctacaccaacaacgagattaatctcgtaggctttggaatcttcgagggttagtctcatctccatctcgttgcttagatctagtagattggatcttgggtgttccatagattagatctgttggttttattcgctttgcggtaggaaattttttgttttctatgcaacgaaccccatcagctCTTACAATCAAACAACCACAACCAGTATCTATCGCTCATGTCGCAAGCCCGTGGGCGCACCTCCCTTCCTCGGCTCTGGTCGTGCTGCCACCGTTTCTCCGTGCTCCCACCGCCATGAATCAGCTGCCACCTCGTCGTGCGCTCGCGCCCCTACTAGCCGGTCGTTCCGTCCCGCCGCGAGCGAGCCGCCACAACCATTGTGCGCCCATGGTGCAGAGCATACCTCGTTTCCTCACTGGAAGCTTCTCCATGCTGCACCGATGAGTTTTCCATGGAGCTCAACGAGTTAACACACACCGGACTTGGCAAAGATGGGAACACCCCACAAGTGGATGGGCTAAGGATTCACCTGATCTTGCTCCAACGGGTCTCCGGGCGACATATTCGTTGTCGCAAGCTCAAATGGGGCATGGAAGTGTCTCCATGGACGATGACAAAGGCGGTTTTGGATATTTTTTTCCGATGTTGCACACGGTGTTGTGCTTTCCTACATGCGTCCATCATTTTTGTCGGCTTAGAATGGGCAAATCTccacaatgatttttgtgcatatGATACAAAAATATTGCACCTATTTTACATATGTGGTACATAAATGTTGGATAAGTTAGGAAAAAATGGTGGATGCATTGCAGAGAAATGTTGCAAAATGATGTTGCATTTTACAAATGCTAGAAACACAAACCAAAAATTGgtacatttggattttttttgCAGTATTGAAATAATGCTTTGCAGCATATCGGTTGTAGCGGTAGTCAGTTGATGGCTAGCATTTGCctttggatattgcagtgtgtcaGAATTTGCTATCTAGGTTTACCCATATCTGATCGGATGCTTACCATGGAACATTATTTGTTCCTAGTACGCAAGTTGGCTGGGCAAGTGGAACCGTGGTGGGGCAAGTTCATGTCCTCGGGAGGACGACTTATCCTTTTCAATTGTCTACCTAGCTTGTCGTCTATGGGTCTCATTCTGTTACAGGACGGTATTCACGCAAAATTTGACTCCCACCGATCTAGGTTTTATTGGGAGGGCATAGGGGCCAAGCGGAAGTACCACTTAGTTAATTGGCCTACGGTTTGCAAACCCGAAGAATGTGGAGGTCTGGGGATTCTCAATTCCAAGAAAATGAATGTGGCACTGATGCTGAAGTGGGTGTGGAAACTTTTCCAGCCTGAAAATCTGTTCTAGGCACAGATTATCATAGCCAAGTACGAGTCAGCTAACATCTTCGCAGACACGAGGCGTAGGGGCTCCCAGTTCTAGCGTATTTTGCATAAAATAAAGCACTTGTTCAGGCTTGCGGCCAGGCATGTCATCCGTGATGGGAGACAAACACAATTTTGGATGGACAGGAGATTCGGCTCTCAAAGACAGATTGCCCGAGCTCTTCAACACATCTCTTGCACAAATGGGTTCGGTGTCCCAAGTGTGTGGATGGGAATCGCAAATGGGGTTCCGCAGATCGTTGGATCAGGAGGGCATGAGAGCATGGCAACAACTTAGAACTATTATCGAGGAGACCACGCTGATCCAgggccatgataaggtggtttggAATCTAGAACAATCGGGCTGCTACTCGGTGAGCTCGATGCACATGAAGTTATCGCAAGGAGCATCCATCGCCCACTTCAAGGATGTCTGGTTTGCGCGAATTCCTCTCAAAATTAGGGTCTTTTCCTAGCAGCTCATGTTAGATTGTCTCCCTTCGTGCTTGAATATTGCTACCAGACAGGGGAGACAGGGGTCAGGGAATGGTTGTTGTAAGCTATGCGGCGTGCCAGAGGATGCCATATCTTCTTTGGTTGCTCCCCTGCAGCCTTTGCCTAGAGTGTGCTCCGCCAGCTGCTGGGGTGCAGCTGGTGCCCAGCTAATTTTGCTCAATTCTTTGCTATCGTGTCTAGTGTCTAGTCTTATGATAGATTTAGACGCATTGTGTATTTGTGTGGCTCCTTTTTATCGCACAATCTTGGTCGCTTTGGCTTTCTAATAAAATGACTATTGAATCTTAGTTATGAAACATCAAGCTAACATCATTTTTAAATCTTCAGTTGTGGAGGGCCGATGGCAAGACCCCTGGACTGTCCCTGGATAAGTCAGGTGATCGGCGAGCTCAAACTTATGCGCGACGCAGCCGCACCAAGGGGGGTAGCTCAGTAGCTCGGTGCTTGCTCTGCTAGCTTAGTTGCTCGGTCTGTTAGGGGAGACCGACCTTTCTAGCTGTGTTTTATGGTATGCGAAGTTGTATGCCATAGCatgtactcaaaaaaaaaaaatctaagcgctttattaatttaaagtcgggcatcaagtgtcttttatctaaaaaaatattGTGCTAGTATATATGTACGCACCAAAAGAGATAAACCTGAGATTATTTTCCTTGAAAGGGGTAATCTAAAAAAAACTTTCATAATTCTGGATAATTGGTGTCACAAATATACAAGTATCGGGTACAACTTAGAATTCATTCTAGCCTCTTCGCAGAGGAAGTATTGATACATGTTAGTATTTATATTTGAAGAATTGGTCTAATTGACCTTCTGCTCCTTTATATACCGTGAGAATCTTTCCGCGGCTGCAGCCAAACGCGTAGTACTGACCATTGCTTCAAGCTCGGCATGCCCATCATCAATCTCATACTCGATAGTTGATCTTATTACCGAAGAGCTGGGTCCTTCCGCAGTGATCTCAAAGCGGTACATGTAATGGAGGAACCCGATCTGCAAAATGTCTCCGTCAATTATTTCCGACTCCTTGATATAATTTACGTTGTCGACCTTGGTAAATTTTTCCTTGTTTTTGTGCACACCAGGAATTCCTACCAAGCAGCAAACAATTACATGTCAGTACACCCATCAGGATTTAGGAGAGGTCGTTGTATAATCTCACCTGGAGGAAATGTCAGCTGCAAGATGGTGCCAACACCGCCATCGCCGCTCACGACCTCAGCCTTCGCGAGGACTTGCGGAAGAAGTTGAGGTAGCAGCTCAGCGGCACGGAGTGTGCCGTAGATTTCCCAGAGCTGAGAGGCGGAGACATCAGTCTCGAACTCATGAGTCTTCCTTCTCATCCCTCTTCCTGCAGCGGTGCGAATGGACCGCGAGAGATGCGGCAGCAAACAAGGTGAAGCTGCTCAATTGGCTATGTCTACAACGGTCAATGGATCGATGAACTGTGCATATCAGCACATCTATATATAGGCAAGCCATGGTTAGTACTACTCGGAATGTCAACGATTTAAGTAGCGCAGCCGGCTGCTATTACCGCCTACCGGAAGAAGTACTTAGCTTGTGTAGACTGGTCTTTGTGTGAGATAATGCGGGCGGTGTTGGTGCCGACGCATCCATTGGTGTAGGTGGTGACCGCTGAATGGAGCTTGCAGGAGCGGTTTCAAGATCATAATTATCCGGTCAGCGTTTTAATCACGGACGTTTCCAGTAACAGTTTTTCCGATAATCACAACTGTGTTTTTAAGACTGGTCtgtcatgttggcaaaaatctaatGTGACGCactaattaatgaggtgagagatgagtgtggtatcataatatgataccgtattatagcacgtaaaactagaaaatttagtggcaaatacatcatgtacacaaatttgcattgagattctacaaaatattatgatactagtgtatgatacttcctatTATGATGCAGTGTCTTTTTCTTATTTATTGCTGGGCGGTGAGGCAAACACTTCAGGTAATTTTATCGGGAACGCCAATAGATAAATTATGTGCATATTTTTATACCCACAAATTATGAGTATATcctgccgtctccccgacgaggccctcgGCAGCTTTTTTTTATC includes these proteins:
- the LOC124671431 gene encoding norbelladine synthase-like, encoding MRRKTHEFETDVSASQLWEIYGTLRAAELLPQLLPQVLAKAEVVSGDGGVGTILQLTFPPGIPGVHKNKEKFTKVDNVNYIKESEIIDGDILQIGFLHYMYRFEITAEGPSSSVIRSTIEYEIDDGHAELEAMVSTTRLAAAAERFSRYIKEQKVN